Proteins encoded by one window of Chryseobacterium aquaeductus:
- a CDS encoding EamA family transporter: protein MEKKNILKGVLFVGVGASIYGMLATFVKMSYKGGFTTSEVTTAQFVIGFLGLLILNFIQTITSKKVLSSPTPKEFKMLILAGTSMGFTSLFYYISVQYINVSIAIVLLMQSVWFSVVVESFLTKKLPNLRKVISVGIVLIGTVLATNLINLEVKIDWRGIFWGLLAAASFTMTMFTSNKLATGLPVLRKSIIMLSGGSVIVMLFLFFAQIGPMYFDGLRSFYLNFTENTQHIRSFDYSIFWTYGFILALFGTIIPPILFNLGFPNTGLGLGSIISSLELPVSVTMAYVLLGEQVIFIQWFGIILILFAIVLMNLPSKNELKIAEIS from the coding sequence ATGGAGAAGAAAAATATTTTAAAAGGAGTTTTGTTTGTTGGGGTAGGAGCAAGTATTTATGGGATGTTGGCAACTTTTGTAAAGATGTCGTATAAAGGTGGTTTTACAACCTCAGAAGTTACGACTGCACAATTTGTAATTGGATTTTTAGGATTATTGATCTTAAATTTCATCCAGACGATCACGTCAAAAAAAGTACTGTCGTCACCAACTCCGAAAGAGTTTAAAATGCTAATTTTAGCTGGAACTTCGATGGGTTTTACAAGTTTGTTTTATTATATTTCGGTACAGTACATTAATGTTTCTATTGCCATTGTTTTGCTGATGCAATCGGTATGGTTCAGTGTCGTAGTTGAAAGTTTTCTCACAAAAAAATTACCCAATCTCAGAAAAGTGATTTCGGTCGGTATTGTTTTAATAGGAACCGTTTTAGCGACAAATCTTATCAATTTAGAAGTGAAAATCGATTGGCGAGGCATCTTTTGGGGATTATTGGCAGCAGCTTCGTTTACGATGACGATGTTTACATCCAACAAATTAGCAACAGGTTTACCAGTCCTTAGAAAAAGCATTATTATGCTTTCTGGAGGTTCGGTTATCGTAATGTTATTCCTGTTTTTTGCACAGATTGGTCCGATGTATTTTGATGGTTTAAGATCATTTTATCTCAATTTTACCGAGAATACACAACACATCAGATCATTTGATTATTCCATTTTTTGGACTTATGGATTTATTTTGGCTCTTTTCGGAACTATCATTCCACCGATTTTATTTAACCTTGGTTTTCCAAATACAGGTTTGGGATTAGGCAGTATTATTTCGTCACTCGAACTTCCAGTGTCTGTCACAATGGCTTACGTTCTTTTGGGTGAGCAGGTGATTTTCATTCAATGGTTTGGAATTATTTTAATACTTTTTGCCATCGTTTTGATGAATTTACCTTCCAAAAACGAACTCAAAATAGCCGAAATATCATAA
- a CDS encoding T9SS-dependent M36 family metallopeptidase, whose protein sequence is MNCNFINSFKTKSLHFLFALFILSPYSIYSQEQKRIISDYIVSKQSQSFKKENLKDFTIENVDQSESLKGEIVKIQQLYSGYPVYNAVGTALIKNGKIEYFSDSFVKSYNISTSNVPAIDQQKALERISDALGKEDITKFQIIENYSLEPTHKNFAKQHLTFVEIDNNLRLSYQFLLQEPNSANYWNIVVDANNGKILIKDNLTLSCDFHMDAYGRGHSKECFTQLSGEKISSGLLVPDNASYNVFPLPIEAPTFGSRSTISNPWIIASSPEGWHSDGSTHFTNTRGNNVYAYEDIANSDQPGFSPDGGISRNFNFPFSINGTPASNRNAAITNLFYVNNKVHDIFYKFGFTESARNFQQNNFGKGGAGNDYVIAEAQDSGGLNNANFTTPSDGNKPLMQMYLWSTINRYFFYNAPLAAVPRIPQTSAAQFGPQLNGSGVTGDVVLANVIDGCTPLIPNSLAGKIGLIERGGGTNCTFTAKVKNVQDAGAIAAIIYNNVSATNFPSSLGGTDASITIPSVLITNSEGEYIKTQLNNSLTVNVTLKSDPATAVTPDGSFDNGIIVHEYGHGISNRLTGNGFSCLSKSQSKEQMGEGWSDFFALMLTNSPNDDASVPRSVGTYASGQSTSGAGLRPVKYSPDFSINDYTYGDTNGMEIEEDSEIVPDVHRIGFVWASMLWDLHWQYAAKYGYSSDVTSDMNSGSARVLQLVTDALKLQACNPTFIDGRNAILSAEMLTTKGENRCMIWKTFAKRGLGLNALAGNKMNINDQKEDFSIPKDCLDGNSNIDKSLIAIYPNPAKDEFFIYLKDNTIGRVDVQIYDMTGKLVLSQNRFSPDSRIPISTKDFENGIYIVKLQGLGIDISSKIIIKK, encoded by the coding sequence ATGAATTGCAATTTTATTAATAGTTTTAAAACGAAAAGTCTTCACTTTCTGTTTGCGCTTTTTATCTTATCTCCTTATTCAATATATTCTCAGGAACAGAAAAGGATCATTAGTGATTATATTGTTTCCAAACAAAGTCAAAGTTTTAAAAAAGAAAACTTAAAAGATTTTACTATTGAAAACGTGGATCAATCGGAATCTTTAAAAGGTGAGATTGTGAAAATTCAGCAACTTTACAGTGGTTATCCTGTTTACAATGCAGTAGGAACAGCTTTAATCAAAAATGGAAAAATTGAATATTTTTCAGATTCTTTTGTGAAAAGTTATAATATTTCCACGTCAAATGTTCCTGCAATCGATCAGCAAAAAGCATTAGAAAGAATTTCGGATGCTTTAGGAAAAGAAGATATAACGAAATTTCAAATTATTGAAAATTATTCTCTTGAGCCTACACACAAGAATTTTGCAAAACAACATTTAACATTTGTAGAAATTGATAACAATCTAAGACTTTCTTATCAGTTTTTGCTGCAGGAACCAAATTCTGCCAATTATTGGAATATTGTAGTCGATGCGAATAACGGAAAAATTTTAATTAAAGATAATCTCACTTTATCCTGTGATTTTCATATGGATGCGTATGGTCGTGGTCATTCTAAAGAATGTTTCACCCAACTTTCTGGTGAAAAAATATCATCAGGTTTACTTGTGCCGGATAATGCATCTTATAATGTTTTTCCTTTACCTATCGAAGCACCAACATTTGGATCGCGTTCAACGATTTCAAATCCTTGGATTATAGCATCTTCACCGGAAGGCTGGCATTCCGATGGGTCAACTCATTTTACCAACACAAGAGGCAATAATGTTTATGCCTACGAAGATATTGCAAATTCAGATCAACCGGGATTTTCGCCAGACGGAGGAATTAGCAGAAATTTTAATTTTCCTTTTTCGATCAACGGTACTCCTGCATCCAACCGAAATGCTGCGATCACCAATTTATTTTATGTGAATAATAAAGTACACGACATTTTTTACAAATTCGGATTTACAGAATCTGCAAGAAACTTCCAACAAAATAATTTCGGTAAAGGTGGAGCAGGAAACGATTATGTGATCGCAGAAGCTCAAGATAGTGGTGGCTTAAATAATGCCAACTTCACCACACCTTCTGATGGCAATAAGCCTTTGATGCAAATGTATCTCTGGTCTACCATCAACAGATATTTTTTTTACAATGCTCCTTTAGCAGCCGTTCCTCGGATTCCTCAGACGAGTGCGGCACAGTTCGGTCCACAACTCAACGGCTCGGGAGTAACGGGAGATGTTGTACTGGCAAATGTTATAGACGGATGCACGCCTTTAATTCCGAATTCTTTAGCCGGCAAAATCGGTCTTATCGAACGAGGTGGCGGTACCAATTGTACGTTCACGGCAAAAGTGAAAAACGTACAAGATGCCGGAGCTATTGCTGCAATCATTTACAATAACGTTTCTGCAACAAATTTTCCATCGTCTTTGGGAGGCACAGATGCATCAATCACAATACCTTCAGTCTTGATTACCAATAGTGAAGGTGAATATATCAAAACTCAACTAAATAATTCGTTAACAGTAAATGTTACGCTAAAAAGTGACCCTGCAACAGCAGTTACTCCAGACGGCAGTTTTGATAACGGAATTATTGTACATGAGTATGGTCATGGCATATCAAACAGATTGACGGGGAACGGTTTTTCTTGTCTTTCAAAGTCTCAGAGCAAAGAACAAATGGGAGAAGGCTGGTCAGATTTTTTCGCTCTGATGCTTACAAACAGCCCGAATGATGATGCATCTGTACCAAGAAGTGTAGGAACTTATGCCAGTGGACAATCTACAAGTGGAGCAGGATTAAGACCTGTAAAGTATTCACCCGATTTTTCTATAAACGATTACACTTACGGAGACACAAACGGAATGGAGATCGAGGAAGATTCTGAAATCGTTCCAGATGTACACAGAATCGGATTTGTATGGGCATCGATGCTGTGGGATCTTCACTGGCAATACGCAGCAAAATACGGATATTCTTCTGATGTAACTTCAGATATGAACAGTGGAAGTGCAAGAGTTTTGCAATTGGTAACGGACGCTCTCAAATTACAAGCTTGCAATCCTACATTTATAGATGGTCGCAATGCTATATTATCTGCCGAAATGCTTACCACTAAAGGAGAAAACCGCTGCATGATCTGGAAGACTTTTGCAAAAAGAGGTTTAGGTTTAAATGCTTTGGCAGGAAATAAAATGAATATTAATGATCAAAAAGAAGATTTTTCAATTCCGAAAGACTGTCTCGATGGAAATTCAAATATCGATAAAAGCCTCATAGCCATTTATCCTAATCCTGCGAAAGATGAATTTTTTATTTACTTAAAAGACAATACGATAGGAAGAGTCGATGTTCAGATTTATGATATGACAGGAAAATTAGTTTTATCCCAAAACAGATTTTCACCGGATTCCAGAATTCCTATTTCTACAAAAGATTTTGAAAACGGAATTTATATCGTAAAATTACAAGGTTTGGGAATAGACATCAGTTCCAAGATCATTATTAAAAAATAA
- the rpsA gene encoding 30S ribosomal protein S1 yields MSKETNSAEVLLNQNVTPEQFDWDSFESGLDADARKEKSDLEEIYNGSLSSLNDNDVITGKVVRLTDKEAIVDIDFKSEGVISLNEFRYNPGLKVGDDVEVMVDRREDKTGQLQLSHRKARTLKAWDRVNELHETGEIVNGFVKSRTKGGMIVDVHGIEAFLPGSQIDVKPIKDYDQFVGKTMEFKVVKINPEFKNVVVSHKALIEADIEGQKKEIIAQLEKGQVLEGTVKNITSYGVFVDLGGVDGLIHITDLSWSRVNHPSEILEDGQTVKVVILDFDDEKTRIQLGMKQLEAHPWDALSADMKVGDKVKGKVVVLADYGAFVEIAPGVEGLIHVSEMSWSTHLRSAGDFVKVGDEVEAEVLTLDREDRKISLGMKQLSKDPWENIEAKYPVSSEHVGTVRNFTNFGVFVELEEGIDGLIYISDLSWTKKIKHPSEFCAVGDKLNVVVLELDIQARRLSLGHKQLTENPWDKFETKYAEGTVHAGKAVEVHDKGASVQFEDAEVEAFCPSRLLEKEDGSKIKKGEDAQFKVIEFNKEFKRVVVSHTGIFRDEEKKNAREASNNRSNNNNNNNTSSSSNNEERSTLGDIDVLAELKRKMEGGK; encoded by the coding sequence ATGTCAAAAGAGACAAATTCAGCAGAGGTTCTATTGAACCAAAACGTAACACCAGAACAATTTGACTGGGATTCTTTCGAATCTGGTCTTGATGCTGATGCTAGAAAAGAAAAAAGCGATCTTGAAGAAATCTACAACGGATCTCTTAGCAGTTTAAATGATAACGACGTTATCACTGGTAAAGTTGTAAGATTAACAGATAAGGAAGCTATCGTAGACATCGATTTCAAATCTGAAGGTGTTATTTCTCTTAATGAATTCCGTTACAACCCAGGCCTGAAAGTAGGTGATGATGTTGAAGTAATGGTAGACAGAAGAGAAGACAAAACTGGTCAATTACAGTTATCTCACAGAAAAGCTAGAACGCTTAAAGCTTGGGATAGAGTAAACGAGCTTCACGAAACTGGAGAAATCGTAAACGGTTTTGTAAAATCTAGAACTAAAGGAGGTATGATCGTTGACGTACACGGTATTGAAGCATTCTTACCAGGTTCTCAAATCGACGTTAAGCCAATTAAAGATTACGATCAGTTCGTAGGGAAAACTATGGAGTTCAAAGTTGTGAAAATCAACCCTGAGTTCAAAAACGTAGTTGTATCTCACAAAGCATTGATCGAAGCAGATATCGAAGGTCAGAAAAAAGAAATCATCGCACAGCTTGAAAAAGGTCAGGTTCTTGAAGGTACTGTTAAGAATATTACTTCTTACGGTGTATTCGTAGATCTTGGTGGTGTAGACGGATTGATCCACATTACAGACCTTTCTTGGTCTAGAGTGAACCATCCATCTGAAATCTTAGAAGACGGACAAACTGTGAAAGTGGTTATCCTTGACTTTGATGATGAGAAAACTAGAATCCAATTGGGTATGAAGCAATTAGAAGCTCATCCTTGGGATGCTCTTTCTGCTGACATGAAAGTGGGTGATAAAGTAAAAGGAAAAGTAGTTGTTCTTGCTGACTATGGTGCATTCGTTGAGATCGCTCCAGGTGTAGAAGGATTAATTCACGTTTCTGAAATGTCTTGGTCTACTCATTTGAGAAGCGCAGGAGATTTTGTAAAAGTAGGTGACGAAGTGGAAGCTGAAGTACTTACTCTTGACAGAGAAGACAGAAAAATCTCTTTAGGTATGAAACAATTATCTAAAGATCCTTGGGAAAATATCGAAGCTAAATATCCGGTAAGCTCTGAACACGTTGGAACTGTAAGAAACTTTACAAACTTTGGTGTATTCGTAGAATTGGAAGAAGGTATCGACGGATTGATTTATATCTCAGACCTTTCTTGGACTAAGAAAATCAAGCATCCATCAGAATTCTGTGCAGTAGGTGATAAATTGAATGTTGTAGTTCTTGAACTAGACATCCAGGCTAGAAGATTATCTCTAGGTCACAAACAATTGACAGAAAACCCTTGGGATAAATTTGAAACTAAATATGCTGAAGGAACTGTACACGCTGGTAAAGCTGTAGAAGTACACGATAAAGGTGCTTCTGTACAATTCGAAGATGCTGAAGTAGAAGCTTTCTGCCCTTCAAGATTATTAGAGAAAGAAGATGGATCTAAAATCAAAAAAGGTGAAGATGCTCAGTTCAAAGTAATCGAATTCAACAAAGAATTCAAAAGAGTAGTAGTTTCTCACACAGGTATCTTCAGAGACGAAGAGAAAAAGAATGCAAGAGAAGCATCTAACAACAGATCTAATAACAACAATAATAACAACACGTCTTCTTCTTCTAACAACGAAGAAAGATCGACTTTGGGTGATATTGATGTATTAGCTGAATTGAAAAGAAAAATGGAAGGAGGTAAATAA
- the rluF gene encoding 23S rRNA pseudouridine(2604) synthase RluF, whose product MEKTRINKYLSEAGFCSRRAADKLLEEGRIKINGKVPELGTKVSDEDIVEVDGKPIRENEESPIYIAFNKPVGIVCTTDTKREIDNIIEYINHPKRIFPIGRLDKPSEGLILLTNDGDIVNKILRGKNNHEKEYLVRVDKPLNTKFLEKMRNGVPILDTVTKKCEVERIDDMTFRIVLTQGLNRQIRRMCEFLGYEVKKLKRIRIMNIKLDVPLGKWRDLTPAELTDLNVMLDGSSKTFE is encoded by the coding sequence ATGGAAAAAACACGCATTAACAAATATCTTTCGGAAGCAGGCTTTTGCTCAAGACGAGCTGCAGATAAACTTTTGGAAGAAGGCAGAATAAAAATTAACGGAAAAGTTCCGGAGTTGGGAACTAAAGTTTCTGATGAAGACATCGTAGAAGTTGACGGAAAACCGATCCGCGAAAATGAGGAAAGCCCGATCTATATCGCCTTCAATAAACCTGTAGGAATTGTTTGTACCACTGACACAAAACGTGAGATTGATAACATTATTGAATACATCAACCATCCTAAAAGAATTTTCCCTATCGGTAGACTAGATAAACCAAGTGAAGGATTGATATTACTGACCAACGACGGCGATATCGTCAATAAAATTCTGAGAGGTAAAAATAATCACGAAAAAGAATATCTGGTAAGGGTTGACAAACCTCTGAACACAAAATTTCTTGAGAAAATGCGAAATGGTGTTCCTATTTTAGACACGGTGACCAAGAAGTGCGAAGTTGAGCGAATCGATGACATGACTTTTCGAATTGTGCTTACTCAGGGATTAAATAGACAAATTAGAAGAATGTGTGAGTTTTTGGGTTATGAAGTAAAAAAACTAAAGCGTATAAGAATTATGAATATCAAACTGGATGTTCCTTTGGGCAAATGGCGAGATTTGACTCCTGCAGAACTTACAGATTTGAATGTAATGCTGGATGGTTCTTCAAAAACATTCGAATAA
- the truB gene encoding tRNA pseudouridine(55) synthase TruB has product MTAEKLLEGHIFLLDKPLDWTSFQAVNKMKYKLKSEFGLPKKFKIGHAGTLDPRATGLLIVCTGKFTKKIPEIQDAPKEYWTEIKIGVQTESYDTEKPEILPQDISHITEEKVKEILSKFLGEIEQKPPIFSAIKIDGKRAYDMARAGQEVEMKSRKTTINYIEDIEIKFPLISFTVGCSKGTYIRSLAHDIGQELGVGAYLTQLRRTKIGDYNVEDATSDFLEKDYRFENL; this is encoded by the coding sequence ATGACAGCAGAAAAACTTCTCGAAGGACACATATTTCTTTTAGACAAACCTCTGGATTGGACTTCTTTTCAGGCGGTGAATAAAATGAAATACAAACTCAAAAGTGAGTTTGGTCTTCCGAAAAAATTCAAAATCGGTCATGCAGGAACTTTAGATCCGAGAGCGACTGGCTTGTTAATCGTTTGCACGGGAAAATTCACGAAGAAAATTCCGGAAATACAAGATGCTCCCAAAGAATATTGGACGGAGATTAAAATTGGAGTTCAGACAGAATCTTACGATACAGAAAAACCGGAAATCCTTCCACAAGATATATCGCACATCACAGAAGAAAAAGTAAAAGAAATTTTAAGTAAATTTTTAGGCGAAATAGAACAAAAGCCACCCATTTTCTCAGCTATTAAGATTGATGGAAAAAGAGCTTATGATATGGCAAGAGCAGGGCAGGAGGTAGAAATGAAATCCAGAAAAACTACCATCAATTACATTGAAGATATAGAAATCAAATTTCCATTGATAAGCTTCACTGTTGGTTGTTCGAAAGGTACATACATCAGAAGTCTGGCTCACGATATTGGTCAGGAGTTAGGCGTTGGTGCTTATTTAACACAATTGAGAAGAACAAAAATCGGAGATTACAATGTAGAAGATGCTACTTCAGATTTTCTAGAAAAAGATTACAGATTTGAGAATTTATGA
- a CDS encoding undecaprenyl-diphosphate phosphatase encodes MDLIKAIIIAIVEGLTEYLPISSTAHMGFAANLMGLEESEFLKMFQVSIQFGAILSVVVAYWKKFFDLKNLQFYFKLGFAVIPALVLGYIFDDKIEAVLGNQIAISSVLVLGGIVLLFADKWFKNPVIHDEKELSIKKAVIIGFWQCLAMMPGTSRSAASIIGGMTQGLTRKAAAEFSFFLAVPTMLAVTVYSVFVKTWGKATGNPMKGYEMILESQDHIMIFIVGNIVAFITALIAIKAFIGVLNKYGFKPWGWYRIIVGIALLVYFYWFK; translated from the coding sequence ATGGATTTAATCAAAGCAATCATCATTGCGATTGTAGAAGGACTTACAGAATATTTACCCATTTCATCAACGGCTCACATGGGCTTTGCCGCCAACCTGATGGGTTTAGAAGAATCAGAATTTTTAAAAATGTTTCAGGTTTCCATACAGTTTGGAGCAATATTATCCGTTGTTGTAGCATATTGGAAAAAGTTTTTTGATCTGAAAAATCTTCAGTTTTACTTTAAACTGGGCTTTGCAGTAATTCCGGCTTTGGTTTTAGGATATATTTTTGATGATAAGATTGAGGCGGTTTTAGGAAATCAAATTGCTATTTCATCAGTTTTGGTTTTAGGTGGAATCGTTCTTCTGTTTGCGGATAAATGGTTTAAAAATCCTGTCATTCATGATGAGAAAGAATTATCTATAAAAAAAGCAGTAATCATCGGTTTTTGGCAATGCCTTGCAATGATGCCCGGAACAAGCCGAAGTGCAGCATCAATTATTGGTGGAATGACGCAGGGTCTGACAAGAAAAGCAGCGGCTGAATTCTCGTTCTTTCTTGCTGTTCCCACAATGTTGGCTGTGACGGTATATTCAGTTTTTGTTAAAACTTGGGGAAAGGCTACGGGAAATCCGATGAAAGGTTACGAAATGATTCTTGAATCTCAAGATCACATCATGATTTTTATTGTTGGAAATATTGTAGCATTTATCACAGCACTTATCGCAATCAAAGCATTCATTGGCGTTCTAAACAAATACGGTTTCAAACCTTGGGGCTGGTACAGAATTATCGTCGGAATTGCTTTGCTGGTTTATTTTTATTGGTTTAAATAA
- a CDS encoding DUF3098 domain-containing protein — MGKKTHKFSASDFGTETEVAKEQTFYFGKENYKWMMIGLACIVVGFLLMMGSDANTVDGKLDPNSWNDDIFSIRRIRIAPLLIVIGFVIEIYAILKRK; from the coding sequence ATGGGTAAAAAAACACATAAATTTTCTGCATCAGATTTTGGTACGGAAACAGAAGTTGCCAAAGAGCAAACATTCTACTTCGGGAAAGAAAATTACAAATGGATGATGATTGGTTTGGCATGCATCGTAGTAGGATTTCTACTGATGATGGGATCAGACGCCAATACTGTTGACGGAAAGTTAGATCCAAATTCCTGGAACGACGATATCTTCTCGATCAGAAGAATCAGAATTGCACCTTTACTGATCGTTATCGGTTTTGTAATTGAAATATATGCTATTCTGAAAAGAAAATAA
- a CDS encoding cell division protein FtsX — protein MAKSVEEFNKKRLRSSNITVVISIALVLFLLGLMGLILINAQKYSDYLKEQLVVNAYFDENYDDKDSAKIVKQEAEAVQQIQKLESVKRTTYISKKMASAEAKKSLGVNSEALFEDDIFPASVEIALKPEYTDSTKIGAVLSQIKSVPGIVDVKNDSDSQKIYDKLNKILKWILGFCVLFLVLAIVLINNSIRLKVFSKRFIIKTMQLVGAKRRFILTPFIKEALVLGLLGAVLALLALSGLWYYFTTTIKTPFVQDTNQYFWLVLLVFGVGIFITVLSTIVATWRFLRSNVDDLYYS, from the coding sequence ATGGCGAAATCTGTAGAAGAGTTTAATAAGAAAAGGCTTCGGTCTAGCAATATTACCGTAGTAATAAGTATTGCCTTAGTGTTATTTTTGTTAGGATTAATGGGATTAATTTTAATTAATGCCCAAAAATATTCTGACTATTTAAAAGAGCAACTTGTTGTAAATGCGTACTTTGACGAAAATTACGATGATAAAGATTCTGCCAAAATTGTAAAACAGGAGGCGGAAGCAGTGCAGCAAATTCAAAAACTGGAGTCTGTAAAACGCACCACTTATATTTCTAAAAAAATGGCTTCTGCCGAGGCTAAAAAAAGTTTGGGTGTCAATAGTGAAGCGCTTTTTGAGGACGATATTTTCCCGGCTTCTGTTGAAATTGCCTTAAAACCCGAATATACAGACTCTACCAAAATTGGTGCGGTCTTATCTCAAATTAAATCCGTTCCCGGAATTGTGGACGTGAAAAACGATTCAGATTCTCAGAAGATTTATGATAAACTCAACAAAATTCTAAAGTGGATATTAGGTTTCTGCGTTCTGTTTCTGGTACTTGCAATTGTTTTGATTAATAATTCGATCAGACTGAAAGTATTTTCAAAAAGATTTATTATCAAAACCATGCAGCTCGTGGGAGCAAAGAGAAGATTTATTTTAACTCCGTTTATCAAAGAAGCTTTGGTACTCGGGTTATTAGGTGCAGTATTGGCTCTCTTGGCATTATCAGGTCTTTGGTATTATTTTACAACGACCATCAAAACACCTTTCGTACAAGATACCAACCAATATTTTTGGTTAGTTTTATTGGTATTCGGAGTTGGTATTTTCATCACAGTATTAAGCACAATCGTCGCAACATGGAGATTTTTGAGATCAAATGTTGACGACTTATATTATTCTTAA
- the rsmA gene encoding 16S rRNA (adenine(1518)-N(6)/adenine(1519)-N(6))-dimethyltransferase RsmA: MSVRAKKHLGQHFLTDENIAKNIVEGLSYENYNNIMEVGPGMGVLTKYLLEKEQTIYLAEIDTESIDYLKKNYTKATEETFVGDFLKQDFNFINGDQIAIIGNFPYNISSQILFKIIDYYQLVPEMVGMFQKEVAERTAAVPRTKDYGILSVLVQAYYDVTYLFTVNENVFNPPPKVKSGVIRLTRNPKEGLAGNEVLFKQIVKAGFGQRRKKLSNSWKALNIPEALSNHEFLDKRAEELSVQDFIHITQLWKENM, encoded by the coding sequence TTGAGTGTAAGAGCAAAAAAACATCTGGGTCAGCACTTTTTGACAGATGAGAACATCGCAAAAAATATTGTAGAAGGCTTAAGCTACGAAAACTACAACAACATTATGGAAGTGGGACCCGGGATGGGTGTGCTTACCAAATATCTCCTTGAAAAAGAGCAAACTATTTATCTGGCAGAAATTGATACAGAATCCATCGATTATCTTAAAAAAAACTATACTAAAGCCACCGAAGAAACTTTTGTAGGAGATTTTTTGAAACAGGATTTTAATTTTATAAATGGTGATCAAATTGCGATCATTGGCAATTTTCCCTACAATATTTCTTCGCAAATTTTATTTAAAATTATTGATTATTATCAGCTTGTACCTGAGATGGTAGGAATGTTTCAGAAAGAAGTTGCAGAGCGTACTGCCGCAGTACCCAGAACCAAGGACTACGGAATACTTTCTGTTCTGGTGCAGGCTTATTATGATGTAACCTATCTGTTTACTGTAAATGAAAATGTATTTAATCCGCCACCAAAAGTAAAGTCAGGAGTTATAAGGTTGACAAGAAATCCAAAAGAGGGTTTGGCTGGAAATGAAGTTCTTTTTAAACAAATTGTAAAGGCTGGTTTTGGTCAGCGAAGAAAAAAACTTTCAAACTCATGGAAGGCTTTAAATATACCTGAAGCATTAAGTAACCACGAATTTTTAGATAAGAGAGCTGAAGAATTAAGCGTGCAAGACTTTATTCATATCACTCAACTTTGGAAAGAAAACATGTAA